GTTGCTACGTCTGGTGAAATATATTGCATCGTATCGTAGATTCCTAAACCTGCGTAAACAGATCCTCCCGGGCAATTGATATAGAGTTGAATGTCTTTAAGCGGATCGGCAGATTGTAAAAATAGCAGCTGCGCCTGAATGATATTGGCTACCCTATCGTCAACGGGCTCTCCCAGAAATATAATACGATCAATCATCAGTCTGGAAAATACGTCCATTTGTGCTACATTGAGTTGTCGCTCCTCCGTAATATAGGGAGTCATCGACAAATGTACTTTTTGACTCATTTTCTTTGCGTACTGATCATAGGTGTTCCCACTTATCCCAAAATGGGATACAGCAAATTTTCTAAATTCCATCATTTTGATTATGAGTTAAATGATTATCATTAATAAGCGGTTTCTATCCTGAATACTTTATCAGCATCAAAAATAACTCAGGATACGCTGTACAAAATTTTTATGAACAGATTTTGAAAAAAGCTCTTGTTCAATTTTTTTTAATTGCGTTCGCAGCTGTTCCCGGCCATGAGCTTTCACG
This Olivibacter sp. SDN3 DNA region includes the following protein-coding sequences:
- a CDS encoding ATP-dependent Clp protease proteolytic subunit, encoding MEFRKFAVSHFGISGNTYDQYAKKMSQKVHLSMTPYITEERQLNVAQMDVFSRLMIDRIIFLGEPVDDRVANIIQAQLLFLQSADPLKDIQLYINCPGGSVYAGLGIYDTMQYISPDVATICTGIALSFGAVLLCTGTPKKRAALKHARVMIHQPSGGMQGTAADLEINAREILKLQKELYQIIADHSGQSYEWVHTSSSRDYWMTAEEAKSYGMIDEVLQRK